The Miscanthus floridulus cultivar M001 chromosome 7, ASM1932011v1, whole genome shotgun sequence genome includes a region encoding these proteins:
- the LOC136462455 gene encoding glycerol-3-phosphate 2-O-acyltransferase 6-like, translated as MAVAPAPPAASASARFPPVSSYDASARVRRTAAADLDGTLLASSSAFPYYFLVALEAGSCVRALALLLVAPLLLALYTMVSEAAAIAVLAFVTFAGLRVRDVEAVARGVLPRHYAAGVRADTWAVFRGCGEGRRVVVTASPAVMVGDFVRGFLGAEVAGTELETFCAFGDARFTGRIKAVLVGERKAEVVRRLFASGDLPDVGLGDRESDHDFMAICKEAYMVPPDKRAPLAAADTLLSRAVFHDGRLVQRPDPAQALFALAYLPVGFLLALFRVFFNLMIPVRLVRHTYRLTGIRLRVRGTPPPPPAPGAPGSLLVCNHRTALDPIILSVALGRPVSCVTYSASRLSTAISPIRAVALSRDRATDAARMAALLAEGDVVVCPEGTTCREPCLLRFSALFAELTDRIVPVAMEARQGTYYGSTARGWKWLDPYFFYMNPRPGYDVTFLPPLRPEETCGAGGRSAVDVANHVQRVIAKELGFQCTTLTRKDKYMKLAGNDGSVAVRAKKNAGDDNAATATTKKFV; from the exons ATGGCCGTGGCCCCCGCGCCCCCCGCcgcgagcgcgagcgcgaggTTCCCACCGGTGTCGTCCTACGACGCGTCGGCGCGGGTCCGCCGAACCGCCGCCGCGGACCTGGACGGCACGCTGCTAGCCTCCTCCTCCGCGTTCCCCTACTACTTCCTCGTAGCACTCGAGGCCGGCTCCTGCGTCCGCGCGCTGGCGCTCCTCCTCGTCGCGCCGCTCCTCCTGGCGCTCTACACGATGGTCTCCGAGGCGGCGGCCATCGCGGTGCTGGCGTTCGTCACGTTCGCGGGGCTCCGCGTGCGCGACGTCGAGGCCGTCGCCCGGGGCGTCCTGCCGCGGCACTACGCCGCCGGCGTGCGCGCCGACACCTGGGCCGTGTTCCGCGGCTGCGGCGAGGGGCGGAGGGTCGTCGTCACCGCGTCCCCCGCCGTCATGGTGGGGGACTTCGTCCGCGGGTTCCTCGGCGCCGAGGTCGCCGGGACCGAGCTCGAGACCTTCTGCGCGTTCGGGGACGCCAGGTTCACGGGTAGGATCAAGGCCGTGCTCGTCGGGGAGAGGAAGGCCGAGGTCGTGCGGAGGCTCTTCGCCAGTGGGGATTTGCCCGACGTCGGGCTCGGGGACCGCGAGAGCGACCACGACTTCATGGCCATCTGCAAG GAAGCTTACATGGTGCCTCCGGACAAGCGCGCGCCGCTTGCGGCCGCCGACACGCTGCTGTCCCGCGCCGTCTTCCACGACGGCCGCCTCGTCCAGCGCCCGGACCCGGCGCAGGCGCTGTTCGCGCTGGCCTACCTCCCGGTGGGCTTCCTGCTGGCGCTGTTCCGCGTCTTCTTCAACCTCATGATCCCCGTACGCCTGGTCCGCCACACGTACCGACTGACGGGGATCCGCCTCCGCGTCCgggggacgccgccgccgcccccggcgCCGGGTGCGCCGGGTTCCCTCCTGGTGTGCAACCACCGCACGGCGCTGGACCCGATCATCCTGTCCGTGGCGCTGGGTCGGCCCGTGTCGTGCGTGACGTACAGCGCGAGCCGCCTCTCGACGGCGATCTCGCCGATCCGGGCCGTGGCACTGTCGCGGGACCGGGCCACCGACGCGGCGCGCATGGCGGCGCTGCTGGCGGAGGGCGACGTGGTGGTGTGCCCCGAGGGGACCACGTGCCGGGAGCCCTGCCTGCTGCGGTTCTCGGCGCTGTTCGCGGAGCTCACGGACCGGATCGTGCCCGTGGCGATGGAGGCGCGGCAGGGGACCTACTACGGGTCGACGGCGAGGGGGTGGAAGTGGCTGGACCCTTACTTCTTCTACATGAACCCGCGGCCCGGGTACGACGTCACGTTCCTGCCGCCGCTGCGGCCGGAGGAGACGTGCGGCGCCGGCGGGAGGAGCGCCGTCGACGTGGCCAACCACGTGCAGAGGGTCATCGCCAAGGAGCTCGGGTTTCAGTGCACCACGCTCACCAGGAAGGACAAGTACATGAAGCTCGCCGGCAACGATGGCTCGGTCGCCGTCAGGGCTAAAAAAAACGCCGGCGATGATAATGCTGCCACGGCCACCACCAAGAAGTTTGTATGA